The sequence GCAAAGGGTTAACTGATCACCTATGATGCATGTCGCGACGATCCGAACATGTCGCTTGCGATTCAATTGATTCGTTGTTGAGATCGACGAACGAGAACGTATAcagtttcttttcttctatctAGCAATTGCTTGTAAAAACGAGaatataaaacgtttattgcAGATACATTcagaataatttattgaagTGGTTAGGTAAAGATTTAAACGTGTTTGCTTAAATCATTCGCGATTCATCGATTTGCTTGATACGACATTTATTTGACTGGCCACGGTTATGATAAACGCTTCACGGTGCCACCTTTTCAGGCACCAATCAATGGGAATCTTTAGCGTTTGCCCGAGCATTAACTGGTAGACAAGCACAACGAGCAGATGCGACGTTAACTTACGTAATTCCTGAATGAACGACAACGAGAACGTGGCCTCACTCTCGGCCAACAAACGCATCGACTTTCCCTTAAAAAATTCCAACTCTCTGTCTTTCTTTCACCGATCCACGGTACCTTCTATTTTCTCgtcttttaaattttattaagaaCGTTAAGATtacgataattttcaaattcgaGTTAAAAGATTCTAAGACACGAAGAGAAAAAGTCTCGGGTAACAAGAAATAAAGCTTAGACACAAGGAAAGTGTGATTCACGGTTGCCATTAGGTAAAACCTACTCGAGAGTCATTTCGATGCGTTACGCGTAAATTGCCGGATCCTGATACATATTCTATCGACTAAACGTAAAACACGCGTACGAACGCGGATTGTGCTTAGGTTATGCGTGCTGCGTTTTCTGTACAGTTCGATCACCTTTCTCCCTTTCGCAATGATTGTATAATGGCTTCAAGCAGTTACAAGAAGTTCGCTGGTTTCGAAAAGTTGCGAATAATTTTGCATTTGTTCGAAAATCAGGATGTACTGAACGagcaatttaaattttggCTCCTTTTTACGAGGACACCTTGTGCGCATGCGCGCAGCATGCATATATATTTCGACATGCACCTCAAAGAGTCAGTGTGACTGCACCTACGATACGGTATACTTTAAATGGATTCCTGTATCttgattttgtaatttatctCATGATACACTACGCAAAcgacaaagaaaaattatgaCACGATATTAACGCaatgatttcattttaaacagCTTCTCCGAACATTAGTGTTTGTTTGAATCTGTTCCTACGTCTATACATCTGACTCTCACATCCTCTTATCGATAACACCGGCATTCTTTTCACATTAACTAAGCGGCAAATgttaatatgtatttttagaTACAACAAATTTTTATGATAAAACGATACCCTATTTCAACAGCTGATTAAGATAATTagagaaattaaagaaactcAACACTTCGTATGTAACTTTAGAACACCGGTATCTTTGAATTTATTGCAcgtcaaaattaaattctctATCAGTCTTTCGTTTTAACGCTATGAAAATGCAGAAAAGAGCATTGACCGTTCAAAGTGTTGTTTTAACTGTTCGCTCAGAATCTGTTTCTAAacgataattaaatatttaatccGTCAAAATGCCTAGTTTTCCCGATTTGAGTGAATAAGCTAACGTGAAACGCATACAACAATTACATACGAGATGTGAAATGCACTAGCGCGTACTCGAACGGTAGGTCATCACAGGTTCCTCAGTAAAAAACCTGTTGCTTCGCTTACGTTGTCACGAAGTTTAATGTTCGTCGTTAAACTTACAAGAATAATGCCAATCGAATTTCGGCGATTGATCAGCTACAGACCGATATATTTCGATACGATTCACGTACGACggtagaagaaaaatgaacacTTAATTACATTGCACAATTTAAAATCTCAACAGTCAGGAAGGTTCTCGTtgaaaatctttaaaaaatgaCACTATATTGAGTAATGAAAGCCTGTGTTACGTACGAAAACTTATATGAAACGTAAACAGGTAAGTAGATCTACCGGAAGCGAAATAACATCTTTGTAAAGATTTCACCAATATCTTCAAACACAGTCAGACGGTAATTGATAGAAAGGCATATACTTGTAATCGTCAATCATCGTGTACAAAGTCCTTACCGTTGAATTGTacttattcaatttttctatatagAATCTTATGTGTTTTACTAAATATACACTTACCAAAAATCACTAATCCCCAATGTAGCACAACAAACACTCGGCAAAAATGATAGAGACGACATAACCCGCGCACTGAACTAAACCGGCCATATTGTTTACTGGAACAGCATTTGGCCGTATGCCTGCTTTCACTGTTTTGCGGATCTCTCGTGAAAACGACGAGAGTGCACTCTATCGTTAACCTGGGTTAACTTTGGAGATACATCGTTGCTTTGGTAACACCTCTAAATGGATTTGTCCAAATGGATACCAGACTACCATTCTTTGGGTTGGATAGAATAAAACGAGCACCCAAGGGATGATGTATAAGTCTCTAGGAAGAAGTAATTTGagaactacgatttcgttaatttttcactcgcgaaagacgtcaaaaagataaaacagaccacaaatttagttcctcgttttttctgtagggcgcaattcgttcgttttctgcgctcgaccacgcgctcattcgcagctcgtatatgtgaatatgtgtgcgtcgaccgaaTCGATCGTATTTTTGTACATTAACATTTCGCTTATGCATACATTGCACATAAGTGTCAAAATTTATATCTGAAATAATATGTTCTTAAATATTTCGTATCAAAATCACGCCATAGGAAAgtgttataatataaaatataatacaagacGGGTGTTGCTAAAAAAAGTACATTATTCGATTTTTTCGCTGATATTTATTGTATGAACGATTCCATTACGATTAGCATTAGTTTCGAAACTTCTACCAATGGGCTGTGATTGGTTGTTTCATTCGGCATCCTTTTcatttcgaccaatcagacATGCCGCTGTGTGAACGAGTGCGTCGATTTGTGACGCAGTACAGCATTCCCTCTTCGAAGCTTCGTTCGTCTTGCACGTGTTtgcaacaggtaagattaaattatcttcaaatattaaattaaattgtctttcgggtgttgaaaatacaaaaaagagaaagaatagcCGAAGAGAATTCTAGCTCTTTGTTTTTTGACATTAATTCGAGGTTATCTTTAAAAATACGtgagttgaaattttttgcTCTTGCCGTGAATTGACAATGAATTTGAATTACTTTCCCTTTTATATCGTTAATTTCCTAACcaatattaaacatttttaatattctttcacACAATTTActgtttgatatttaataacgttCTTTCTTGAGCATCGTAATATTATGAGATCTGTTCGTCTACCGGCTTCGGTTCGGCTGGGGACGAACATTACCGAATAATACCGAAGTGGTGCCGACCGGTCTTCGTCGGGAAGGAAGGTCTCGCCATTTCTCTCGCGAACGTCGAAGTGACAAGACGTGTTGAGAGCATCCTTCCGCATAAGTAATAAGTGAGCATTGTACTGTGCACCGATGAGATGTTGCGGAGGCTAAAGAATGCGGGTACGATTGGTCAGAGGTTTTTAGTCACGCCTAATGCACACGCATTCTAGACCGTCGCACGTTATTGGTCGAAACGCTCACACATACTAAGCCCGCCGCTTGCACACCGGAAAGTCAAATGGTGTGGGTGCGTGACGACGTTAGGACTAGGCGGGACAGACCGAGGAGTCACTCCTTAGCCTCCGCAACATCTCATCGGTGCACTTTACATGTGTCATTTAGGTATTTGCGAAAGGTAACGTAgtatagcatgccgttagttggatgcagTAATTCAGGTGGTgcttaaatcagtttctgttcggcctaattttcgatgaaacgttgactgttttaccaaCGCGGAATTTGGAGTTCGGTGTAACCTTTTATCAGAGAAGTTTTGGGCGTATATAAATATAGTTTTTATAAATTGATTTGGATATCTCAAAATTTTAGTAACTATGAACTCTGAAGGTGTGTTTCATGAATTccaatttcaattataaatttacaaGTTATTGTATAATGTTACAGAAAGCCAGAAAAATTCGTTATCATCAGACAATGTTTGTAATCAAGTTTCTACTGTATACAAATCTCAGTTTGTTGGACTTGATGATAAACCTTATGCTACAAAATGTCTTCTATGTAATTTAAAGTTTGTCCTTCCTCAAAATGAGGAAGACCTTTTGATTCATTTATTTGAAGAACATCGACTTGTAATAGGAGATGTTTGGAAAATTGCAAGTTTGAAAAGGTTTGAATCccgtatataaaattttatattttatatctgGTCATATAATTCTTTAATCTGAATTGATTTTAGTTACATACATTATTGGAGTGTTAAGTTTAAAGAAGAGCCAGTAACAAACTTCTGTACAACAGTATTAATGAACTGTACACCTGATGGTAAACCATGTGAAAATGAAAgatattttttactttctgaTTGTATCTTTGAAGATAAAACATTAAGAGATGAAATACATAGAGCCAAATTGGTATTAATAACTtatataaatttcatacagAATTTATTATGCAATATAATAAGATATcatctttaatattttaaggAATGGGTACTAACAATGCAAGCAAAAGAGAGAACTGATACCGACTTCAAACgtggttgtattttttgtcgAATGGAATTTTCAGGATTACGTATCAATTATGTAAAACATTTAGCAcagaaacataatttatatttgGGAAAACCAGATAACTTAGTGTTTATAGATGAATTTTTAGATAAGATTCAAAGTACTATAGAAAAGTAAGGTCCTATAAACATAATGTAATGAAACATGTATTAAttcaagtttcttttttagtTTAGTATGTATATATTGTGAAAAACTGTTTAAAGATCGTACAGTGTTAAAGGAACATATGCGTAAAAAGTTGCATAAACGTATAAATCCTAATAATAAAGAGTATGACAAATTTTACATAAACAACTACTTGGAACCTGGTAAATCTTGGAGACATAAACAggtattttcttatttcaaagtattcataataattttaaataatgtttcggaatatttttattttaatatggttagatttattttaaagaaaagagAGCAGAAGATCAAAGCAGTGAAAATGAAGATGAAGATACATGGTCTGATTGGGATGATGATGAAGGTGTTAGTATATCATGCTTATTTTGCAATTACAATGATAAACACTTCCATCTTATTCTTGAACATATGAAAACAAACCATGACTTTGATTTTAAAGTTGCATCAAAGGACTTAACATTTTATCAAAAAGTAAGACTTTCATATTTTGTACTTAAAACAATAAAGTAGTAAAGTTGCTTAATTATATAACTTTGAAACAGGTAAAGGTGGTAAATTATGTGAGAagacaaatttatttacaacaaTGTATTTTCTGTGAAGTAAAGGTGAATGATGTTTTGGAACATATGAAAGAACAAAGTCACTTTAAAATACCTACACAGAAAAGTTGGGATCAACCAGAGTTAGTATTTTATATGATGtaaaatcataattaattaaactgatTAACACATtagtaatacaaatttttaggTTTTATTTTCCAATGTGTGAAAATGATTCCTTTTTATATCATTTGGATACTAGCGATAGCAGTGATGGGGAAAATGATGTCGAAAATCTTACAAAATCAATGTGTGAAATGTCGAAGTAATAATGAAcatgtaaaaatattgtactttagttatttatttttaaagtaaatttgaaaatgatatcgataaacatttaatttacaatcaatatttgcaattttatagTACCTTAGTACCATaaacataaattttgtatCTCATATAAAAAAGACCTAATAGAAATATTGCAGACACCATGTACATAAAGTAGCGTTCATCGGAAGTGTGAATATAGTTTTTATTACAATTCTATTTCGGTATAAAATGAATTACTtcaacatatttttatatgaGCAATATTCAagtctttttttaataatgtttaagaataagaaaattaaagttCACAATGATGCAAAATAAAGTTAAAAGTGCATTATTCAAAACAGACTGTTGTTCAAGTTTGTTTGAAAGTGACTATATTAAGATTAAAATAGTAGGTATTATAAATACTAGTGCTTTTCAAAAAGCACGAATATGTGCAGAAAAATTGTATCAGCATATGtcatttaaatttacattgcCGCAAATTATAGAAATGTTTCAAATAGATTGGCatgaatatattgaaaaaatgaaaagagtAATTACTTGTTGCTGTTATACTTGTAGAAGTATATTATGATATATattgattataaattttgcatTGCATTTATAGCAAATTGGTGGGAAAATGTGGTCATTAAAACGGCCAGTAGCAGTTTTTATAAACAATGAATTTATTGGTAGTGACAtggaattttttcattatataagtgaagattatatttttagtttacCTTTTGGAATAGAATATTACGAAAATATTGCCATAGAGCGTTGTAAGCAATTTATGGAAAAATCTAAGGTGAAATTGTGTAATATAATAACAAGATAAagtatacatttatttaacGTTGTTTAATTTTAGAGAATATATGTTTATTTTACCTTTACTATAAACAATCATATAGCCGGCTCGTTCGTATTTATGGTAAGAGTTTTGTGTAAATTTCGTATAGTGTTATAACGTTGTATAATAATCTTTCTGCTAAATTTTTTTTCCCATCCAGTTATATTCTGATTTATTACCATTAACTTGCCAACATTTTTTAAACCTTTGTAATGGGTATGATGAAGTGAAACATTGTTATAGAGATGcttattatataaatacacGTGTACATCGTATCGTTAAAAATGGATGGATTCAATGTGGAGGTAAAATcaagtatatttaatttttgtttcgtTTGTATGGTTTAATCATTATTAACTTCAATATGAATGTTTCATAGATGCTGAACTATCTGAAATCAGTGAAGATAGAGCAGGTAATGTACCTGTGATACCTGATGagtcttattgtattcctcaTGATCGTCGTGGAGTTCTTTCAATGGCAAATGATGGGAAACATTgtaatcaatttcaatttattgtaTGCTTAAAGCCCAATCCTTGGATGAATCATTACTATGTTGCCTTTGGGTGAGTTAAGTAGAATTAGTTTTGAATGTTTCtatttaattaagaataatcaatttttgagaaaaatgaaaattaattgatataAAGGCAACTCATAGATGGTGCTAgaactttaaaaatattagaaagtaTTTCAACTTATTATGAACAACCTATTAAACAAATACTGATCTTACAATGTGGAGAGTATTGTCTTGAAGAAGAACCTAAAATGGAAACAGAATCACAAGTTTTTCTTGTTAGTAACAAGATTCACAAATATgtttgtttaaatttaaatgttttttcatattttagaAACATCAACCACCGTCAAGTATTGAAGGAGAAGCTACAAGAATTATTAGTGACAATATGTTTGACTTTTATTGTATCACACCGTGGCTTGATAATATTGTAGATGTAATAGATGTCCGTGACACAGCATCCCTCTTAATGGTTGAACGATATTTAAGTGGTCTTTATTGTCTTTCAACAGACTATATGCCAGGTATTTAAAAACAGAATCTTACCAGTGTATACAATATACACTGCTAATGTATGTATATAGAGTACCGAGCATGATGGGCTTCCCCAGGGAAAATAACGATGCGAGGATTCTCGTCTTTCTGCTTTCCATGTAACGCTATTTTTCCGAGGAAAGCTTAATTTGATTCCGAGAGTACATACGTATATTTTTTATAGGAATGGATATGCGTGTTTATAAAAAACTTAGTTCAGTTTCTATTGCAAAACGTAATACAACTGTTAAGCTCTATCAgttattaagaaattttcaacCTGATAATATGACTGAActagaaaaaagaatattcattTCAGACATTTCTGAAATCATTTTAGCTTATATCTTTTATCATGAACATAATGAAGTAAGTTCAAAATTAACGTCATAATGGAATTTTAAATACTTCTTATGTAAATAACATATTGTTTATATGATGTATTTAGTTTTGTTTAAAACACATTTCAATGGATACTCATAGaataatacataaaatattagaaaacgCACATAAAATAGCACAGAAAGTTGTTGAAAAGGCTGAAAAGAGATCTTTAATTTCACGTGAATGCGGAagtttaaatattacaaagtatatattcaatttataatcatagtagagcatttttaaaagtggcaatatttattaattattccgcATTTGGTAATTGCAGAATGTTTGAAACATGTATGCAAGATGTATTACCTTCAGAAAATTGTTTGTTACTGCTGCAAAATATATTGGACAAAGCCATATTATGTTTAATACAAGTGATTGATGTGCAAGAATAATATAGTATACAGGTAAGGAAAATCATTAAAGActcatttaaattaaaaatttaaattaaatgtacGAATTGTTTGTTCCGAATTTTAATATCGGAACTTCACTGAATTGTAATACATATAAatacttcattttttataaaaatttataagcaCAACATTTTTTGATATCACATAATACTAGttaatcttaaattttatataagaaCAACACAAACTACAAACAACtagtattttttaaaacaataatctatatctacatcactGCTTAATTTTAGTAAATAATCTCTTTCCTCGTCCTCTGAAAGCAGTTTTTTTATTAGCCgtatttgatttttcttcaattGGAGAAGATTTGTCATGAAATGTGCTATATAACATTTGcgcttcatttttattttcaa comes from Osmia bicornis bicornis chromosome 4, iOsmBic2.1, whole genome shotgun sequence and encodes:
- the LOC114880896 gene encoding zinc finger protein 277, whose translation is MNSEESQKNSLSSDNVCNQVSTVYKSQFVGLDDKPYATKCLLCNLKFVLPQNEEDLLIHLFEEHRLVIGDVWKIASLKSYIHYWSVKFKEEPVTNFCTTVLMNCTPDGKPCENERYFLLSDCIFEDKTLRDEIHRAKLEWVLTMQAKERTDTDFKRGCIFCRMEFSGLRINYVKHLAQKHNLYLGKPDNLVFIDEFLDKIQSTIENLVCIYCEKLFKDRTVLKEHMRKKLHKRINPNNKEYDKFYINNYLEPGKSWRHKQIYFKEKRAEDQSSENEDEDTWSDWDDDEGVSISCLFCNYNDKHFHLILEHMKTNHDFDFKVASKDLTFYQKVKVVNYVRRQIYLQQCIFCEVKVNDVLEHMKEQSHFKIPTQKSWDQPEFYFPMCENDSFLYHLDTSDSSDGENDVENLTKSMCEMSK
- the LOC114880914 gene encoding uncharacterized protein LOC114880914, whose translation is MLKAQSLDESLLCCLWKHQPPSSIEGEATRIISDNMFDFYCITPWLDNIVDVIDVRDTASLLMVERYLSGLYCLSTDYMPGMDMRVYKKLSSVSIAKRNTTVKLYQLLRNFQPDNMTELEKRIFISDISEIILAYIFYHEHNEFCLKHISMDTHRIIHKILENAHKIAQKVVEKAEKRSLISRECGSLNITKMFETCMQDVLPSENCLLLLQNILDKAILCLIQVIDVQE